The following is a genomic window from Jannaschia sp. S6380.
GGCGCCTGCGAGACACGCCGCGACTATGTCTACATGCTGGGCGCGACGGCGCTGTTCATCGGCCTGTGCTTCACCGGAACGCTGGTCTGGTGGCACGGTCTGATCCTGTTGGCGGGGCTTGCCGCGGTGCTGATCGCCACTTTCCTGGCGAGCCGCGCCGAGGAGGTGGAGGTCGAGGGAGCCGAGCCCGGACTGCCCGGGTGGAAGGTCGCGGCCTTCCTGGTGCTGGGGATCGTCGGCCTGCCGGTTGGCGCGGGCCTTCTGGTCGACGGCGCCACCAGCATCGCGCGCGCCTTCGGCGTCAGCGAGACGGTGATCGGCCTGACGCTGGTCGCGATCGGAACCTCGCTACCGGAACTCGCGACGACGGTCATGGCCGCGATCCGGCGGCATGCGGACGTCGCGCTGGGCAACGTGATCGGGTCCAACCTGTTCAACCTGCTGGGGATCATGGGCGTGGCCGTTCTGGTCGGCCCGGTGCCTGTGGATCCGGCGTTCCTGACCAAGGATCTGTGGGTCATGCTGGCGGCGACGCTGATGCTGATCCCGTTCGTGTTTCTGGGTCGCGACATCACGCGCATCTGGGGCGTCGGGCTCTCGACGCTTTACGCGGTCTACTTGATCTGGGCGCTGGCATGACGGCTCTGGTCACCGGGGCGGGCGGGCGGCTGGGTGCGGCGATGGCCGTCGAGTTGGCAGAGCGAGGACACGATGTCGCGGTCCACTACGCCAGCAGTGCCGCGGGCGCGGCCGACACGGTGCGCGAGGTGGAGGCGCTGGGCCGGCGCGGCGTGGCCCTGCAAGCGGATCTGCTTGACCTGAGGGCCTGCGAAGATCTGGTGCCACGGGCCGCCGAGGCGCTGGGCGGGCCGTTGAACGTGCTGGTGAACAATGCGTCGATCTTCGAGCATGACGATGTGGACACGGCAACGCATGAAAGCTGGGACCGCCACTTCGGCTCGAACCTCCGCGCGCCATTTCTGCTGACGCAGGCCTTCGCCGCGCAGGCGCCCGCGCCGCAGGACGACCCGGAGCCGCTGGCCCGCGCCTGCATCGTCAACATGCTCGATCAGCGGGTGCGCAAGCTGACGCCGGAGTTCATGACCTACACGTTGGCGAAGTCCGCCCTTTGGACGCTGACGCGGACGTCGGCGCAGGCGCTGGCGCCGCGCATTCGGGTCAACGCGATCGCGCCGGGCCCAACGCTGCGCGGCCATCGGCAATCGGCCGACCATTTCGCCGCGCAGCGCGCGGCGACGATCCTTGAACGCGGCGCGGATGCCGACGATATCCGTGCGGCGCTGGCATATTTGCTGACGGCGGCATCGGTCACCGGGCAGATGATCTGTACCGATGGGGGTCAGCATCTGGCCTGGAAGACGCCGGACATCATAGGACGCGAATAGCCCAGTCGTCGGCGGGAAACGGAGAGGGGCGCGGTTTTTCTCCACCTTGCCGTAACGTCGCTCCGGGTCCGGCGCGATCGCGCGGCCCAGGGGCGACCTGCAGAATGGCGAAGAAAACTTTGTATACGTATCAAGATGTTGGAATTTTCAGAGAAGGCGGGGCAATGTGACAACAATGTGACTTTTGCCTTGCGCCACAGGGGCTAGCCAAATCCGCCACCAGCTTTATCCACACCCCTGCAACGGTTCGGAACGGGCCTGCCATCTTGATCGAGCCGCCGGATCGGGGCAGCGGTATCGGGGAATCAGCACGCAATGACGGAAACCACGAAACAGACGGGCCCTGCGGTCATCAAACGCTTCCTGCGGACGCTGGACGGGTCACCGGGCGTCTATCGGATGCTCGATGGGGAGAACCGCGTCCTCTATGTCGGCAAGGCGCGCAGCCTGAAGAACCGGGTGGCGAACTACACGCGGTTGCAGGGCCACTCCGGCCGGATCCGGCGGATGATCTCCGAGACGGCGTCGATGATGGTGCTGACCACGGCGACCGAGCTGGAGGCGCTGCTGCTGGAGCAGAATCTCATCAAGCAGCTCAAGCCGCGCTACAACGTGCTGCTGCGCGATGACAAGTCGTTCCCGAACATCATGGTAACGAAATCCCACGATTTCCCGCAGATCAAGAAGCACCGTGGCCGCCGGTCCGAGAAGGGCGAGTATTTCGGGCCCTTCGCCAGTGCGGGCGCGGTGAACCGCGTGCTCAACCAGTTGCAGCGTGTGTTCCTGTTGCGCAACTGTTCCGACAGCGACTTCGAATCCCGCACACGCCCCTGCCTGAACTATCAGATCAAGCGGTGCAGCGCGCCCTGCGTCGGTCACATCTCGGCGCCGGACTACGCGGGCGCGGTGCGCGATGCCGAACGGTTTCTGCGGGGCGAGACGACCGCGATCCAGGAGAAGCTGGCCGACGAGATGTCGCGCGCCTCCGCCGAGATGGAATTCGAGCGCGCCGCCGCCCTGCGCGACCGGATCAAGGCGCTGACGAACGTGCAGTCGGTTCAGGGCGTGAACCCGCAGGGCGTCCCCGAGGCGGACGTCATCGGCCTGCATATCGAGGGCGGGCAGGCCTGCATCCAGGTCTTCTTCATTCGCGCCAACCAGAACTGGGGCAACAGCGACTTCTATCCCCGAATGGCCGAGGACAATTCGCCGGCCGAGGTGATGGAGGCGTTCCTGGGCCAGTTCTACGACAACAAGGAACCGCCGCGCATGGTCCTGCTGTCCCACGGGATCGAGGAAGGGGATCTGATGACACAGGCACTCTCGGACCGCGCGGGCCGGCGTGTGCAGCTTCTTGTTCCGCAGCGAGGCGAAAAGCACGAACTGGTGCAGGGCGCCCTGCGCAACGCGCGCGAGAGCCTGGGCCGCAAGATGTCGGAAAGCGCGACGCAGGCCCGGCTGCTGAATGGCGTGGCCGAGGCATTCGACCTGCCCGCTCCGCCGGCGCGGATCGAGGTCTATGACAACTCCCACATCCAGGGCAGCCATGCCGTCGGCGCGATGATCGTCTCGGGTCCCGAAGGGTTCGAGAAGTCGCAATACCGCAAGTTCAACATCAAGGATGCGGACCTGACGCCCGGCGACGATTTCGGCATGATGAAGGAGGTGCTGACCCGCCGGTTCAAGCGCCTTCTGAAGGAAGATCCGGAGCGGAAATCGGACCTTTGGCCGGATCTTCTGCTGATCGACGGGGGCGCGGGGCAGGTCAGCGCCGTCCGCGGGATCATGCGCGACCTGGGGGTGGAGGACGTCGCCATGGTCGGCGTGGCCAAGGGCGTCGACCGCGACCACGGCAAGGAGGAATTCTACCGCACCGGTCAGCGGCCCTTCGCGCTGCGTCGCAACGACCCGGTGCTCTATTTCGTCCAACGCCTGCGGGACGAGGCGCATCGCTTCGCCATCGGGACGCATCGTGCCAAGCGTGCAAAGGCATTCGTCGCCAACCCCTTGGATGAGGTCGCGGGCGTCGGCGCCACGCGCAAACGCGCCCTGCTGGCCCATTTCGGCAGTGCCAAGGCCGTGGCGCGCGCCGGCCTGGCCGATCTGAAGGCGGTGGACGGCATCAGCGACGCCATGGCCGAGGCGATCCACGCCCATTTCCACGAACGGGGCTAGGCCGGGCGCGCTAGATCCCGCATTGCTCCAGAAACGCCAGTCGCGCGGCGCCCGACCCCCGCATCGGCAAGACCGCCAGCGTCTTGCGCTGCGGATACAGCTCTACCTCCATCGAGGTGGCGTTGCGGAAGAAATCCAGGTTGAAATCCGAGACCGGGTGCGGCCCCCCGGCTCCGCGCGCGGTGCCCGACAGCGTGACGGGCCAGCGGTCGGTCCGCCCGTCGGGCAGTTTGATCCACAGCATCGCCGATTGCGCCGCGGCCAGGTCGGGGTCGCCGGACCCGCCCGCGCGGATGCCGAAATACACCTGCGCCCCGCGCCCCGCCTCACAGGACATGCGGAACGTATAGCCCCCCGCCCGGGTCTCGGCCATGGCGGACCCGCCGCCCTGATCCAGAGACCATTGGGCCATTGCCGGCGCGGCAAGAAAGGAGAGGACGAGGGCGAGACGGCAGGGCATGCAATGTTCCGATCATAGGGTTTACGCAGCGGAAGCTAGCCGAATTTCTTTCGCGCGTCACGAATGCCCCGTGACGGCTGGCTCCCTCCGCCGGACCGGGCTAGAACCCGCATCATGATCTGGAACGTGCCGAATATCCTGACCGTGATCCGCCTGGCCGCCGCGCCGGGCGTCGCGATCATGTTTCTGTTCTTCGCCCGGCCCTGGGCGGACTGGTTCGCCCTCGTGCTGTTCGTGACCGCCGCGATCACCGACTGGTTCGACGGCTGGTATGCACGCGAGTTCAACCAGGAAAGCCGCTTCGGCGCCATGCTCGACCCGATCGCGGACAAGGCGATGGTGGTGATCGCGCTTCTGGTCATCACCGGGTTTTCGGGCATGAATCCGTGGATCCTGCTGCCCGCGACCGTGATCCTGTTCCGCGAGGTCTTCGTGAGCGGATTGCGGGAATTCCTGGGCAACACCGCGGGCCTTCTCAAGGTGACCAAGCTGGCCAAGTGGAAGACGACCGCGCAGATGATCGCGATCGCGGTGCTGTTCTCGACCGGGATATTCGAGCATCATTTTGCCGAACGCGTCTTCGGCATGGACGAGGCGTCCATCGGCGCGATCCTGTCGGGCGGGCTGCCCGACGATCTGGGCCTTGGGCGCCTGCTGTGGTGGCGCGACGCGACCTTCTTTGCGGGCGTGGTCCTGCTGTGGCTGGCGGCCGCGCTGACGGCGGCGACGGGGTGGGACTATTTCGCCAAGGCACGCCCCCATCTCGCCGACAAGCCGACATGAAGGTGCAGGTCCTCTATTTCGCTTGGCTCAGGGAGCGGATCGGTCAGGGCCGTGAGACAGTCGAGACCGAGGCGCACTCCGTGGCCGATCTGATCGAGGAGTTGCGCGCGCGCGAGGAGCGATATGCCCTCGCCTTCTCGGACATGTCGGCCGTGCGCTGCGCGGTCGATCAGACGCTGGTGCCCCTGGAGGCGCCGTTGGGCGACGCGCGCGAGGTCGCGTTCTTTCCCCCGATGACCGGTGGTTAACGGCACCAGCATCCGCGTCGTCGTCGCGCCCGAAGACTTCGATCTCGGCGCCGAGGCCGCGCGCCTCGAGGACGGACCGGAGATCGGCGCCGTCGTGACCTTCACCGGACGGGTCCGCAATGTGGGCGGAACGCTGCGCCACATGACGATCGAGCACTATCCCGGCATGACCGAGCGTGCCCTGACCCGGATTGCGGAGGAGGCCGCCGACCGCTGGCCGCTGACCGGCATCGTAGTCCTGCACCGCCACGGCGAGTTGGCACCCGGCGCCCGGATCATGATGGTCGCGACCGCGTCCCGACACCGCGAGGCGGCCTTTCAGGCGGCGAGTTTCCTGATGGACTACCTCAAGTCGCGGGCGCCTTTCTGGAAGAAAGAAGTGACGGAGGACGGCGCCGAATGGGTCGCCGCCACGGAGGCAGACGAAGCCGCGCTGAACAGCTGGATGGACTAGCCGCGCATGGTGCGAGGCGACATCCCGGTCGCGTACAGTCCAACCGGATCGCTGGTCTGCCGCTCCGGTCCGGAATGCGGCATCCGGGCGGTGCCCGCACATTCTTGGCGCGGGTCACGGCGGGGGGCTTCGTCCGGGCCGACGAGGGCGTGGGGCGTGACCAGCAAGCTTTCGGCCGCGATCCCTTCGACATAGATGATCTCATGGGCGTCGAAGCGCAGTTGAAAGAAGTCGAAATTGCCCACCTCGCCCCATGTGATCGTGTCGCCGTTCACCAGGTGCCGGGCCCGGACCAGCATGTCGGTCCGGCCCGGTCCGACGGCCTCGCCGCGTTGCTGGATGAACAGGCGATGATCGGGCGACAGAACCAGCTCGCGCGCGTTGTTCAACGCCCCGGCGGCGATGACGACGACGGGGTGCGTTCCCTTGTCGCCCGTCGTCTGCGTGCCGCACCAGCGGACGGGTTGGGGGCCGTGGTCCCGCGTCAACACGCGTTCGCCGGCCCCCACATTCTCGACCGGGGATTGCCGGCCGTCGGCGAGTGTGACGTGAGTGCCGCGCGTGAAGCTGACCTGAGAGACCTGGGCGAGTTCCGCCGCGGCCGGGCGAGAGGCGATCAGCGTGTATTCATCCGCTGACGACAGCGCGCCCAGCGGCAGCACCAGACGCCGCCCTTCGATCGCGAGAACGAGAAGTTCGAAGGCGCCGCCGCGTTCACCCATGACCTGATGTCGGGCAAGCGCGTGGACGACCTGGCCCGGCTGGCCGACGGAGGACTCGTCGCCCACGATGCTGACGCCATCCCGGAGGGTAAGGACGAGTTCCATCATGCGCGCGTCCGACTGAAGGACATAGACGTCGCCGGTCACGACCTGCCCCATGTCCCCGATCGCATCGCCCGCCATCGCACCGATCTCGACCGTCAGATCGGCGGCCAGGTAGACCGGGCAGCGGCTGAGGACCGCGAGGGAGGGCACGGGCGTCGTCATTCTCCAAGCCTGATGTGCCGGACGGGCGAAATCAGGGCCGCGACATGGCCATTGAACGGGTTTTCCGGGGGCGGCCGAGGGCAAGAGCGGTGTCGCCCGGCAGCGTTGGGCGATAGACAGGGGGCTGAGTCGTGACCGTCAGGGAGGGTGCGGAAATGGATCTTGGGATCAAGGGCAAGCGCGCGCTGGTCTGCGCGTCGTCGAAGGGATTGGGGCTCGGCTGTGCCGCCGCCCTGGCCGAGGCGGGCGTGAACCTGGTGATGAACGCGCGCGGGGCCGACGCGTTGGAGGCGTCCGCTTCCGACCTGCGCAATCGGTTCGGCGTGGACGTCGTCACCGTCGCCGCCGACGTCACGACCGAGGACGGGCGCGCCGAGGTGCTGGCCGCCGTCGGGCAGCCCGACATCCTGGTCACGAATGCCGGCGGCCCGCCGCCGGGCATGTGGTCGGACTGGACCCGCGACGACTTCATCGCGGCGCTCGATGCCAACATGCTGACGCCGATCGCGTTGATGACGGCGCTGCTGCCGGGCATGACCGACCGGGGCTGGGGGCGGGTGGTCAACATCACCTCGCAATCGGTCAAGGCGCCGATCCCGGTGCTGGGCCTGTCGAACGCGGCGCGGACCGGCCTGACGGGCTATGTCGCGGGCACCTCGCGGCAGGTCGCGCCGTCGGGGGTGACAATCAACAACCTTCTGCCCGGCATCCACGACACCGACCGCGCGACCAGTCTGGACCAAGGTGTAAGCCGACAGCAGGATATCTCGATGGACGATGCGCGCGCGCAGCGGCAGGCGACGATCCCCGCGCGGCGCTACGGCACGGCGGCGGAGTTCGGCGCCGCCTGCGCGTTCCTGTGCTCGCAGCATGCGGGCTTCATCGTGGGGCAGAACATCCTGCTGGACGGGGGCGCCACCAACGCGACGATCTAGGCGCGGCTGAGCCTGCGAAGCGTCAGGGCGGCCACGAACAGGGCCGCCCCGATGGCGAACAGGCCCACGAGGTCTGCGCCGTTCTTTACGAACACCGCGATCAGGGCCCAGGCCGCCGCCAGCCCGTACATCAGCGACGCCCGCGCACGCAGCATCGCCACGGCGACGGCCAGGGCCAGCGACAAGGCCGCGATGGCCCAGCCGACGGCCCCGAGCGGCGGCACCCCGTACCCCGCCAGCAGCAGGCCCAGCGAAACGCAGGACGCCGCCGTCAGCCATCCGGAATAGAGCCCGACCGGCGCGCGCAGCAGCCACAGGTCGGACCCGGGCGTGCGCAGCAGGGCAATCAGCGCCGGAACCAGCATCGCGAAGATCAGGACGGTGGCCCAGACCGGCGAAGCCTCCGCCACGGGCAGCCAGATTGCGCCGATGCCGAGGCTGACGACCAGCGGCAGGCGGGTCGCGTCCCAGGCCGGGTCGTCGCGCCGCTTCCAGACGCCGAACGCCGCCATGACGATCAGCCAGGCATAGATCACACCCCAGATCCCGAAAGCGTAACCCGCGGGCTGGACCGGCGGGTCTTCGATGCGCACGGGGAACTGCGACGGCTCGTAGCCGCCGAAACCCGGCACCAGGAACGGCGAGGCGGCAAAGGCGAGGGCGGTGAGGAGGACGAGGCCGGCGCGAAGGGTCATGGCGCCAAGGTAGGCCGCGCGCGGCGTTCGGCCATATCCACCGATATGTTAAGCTGCGGACGGATCACACCGAGCGAGAGCGACATGACCGATTCCCCCTCCATCGTCCCTTATCTGAGCTATGTCGACGCGAAGCCCGCAATGACCTTCCTGACCGATGCGTTCGGGTTGGAGACCGTGCAGGCCTTCGATGGCCCCGATGGCCGACTTGTGCATGGCGAGATGCGCCACGGCAACGCCGTCGTCATGATCGGCAGCGTGGATGCCGCCCCCGCCACGGGCTCGCCCGGCCTCTACGTCGTCGTCGAGGATGTCGATTCCCATCATGCCAAGGCGATGGCCGCAGGCGCGACCGAGGTCTATCCCCCCGAAGAGACCGAGTTCGGCACCCGTCGCTGGCGTGGGCGGGACACCGAGGGCCATGAATGGACCTTCGGCACCTATGCGCCGCAGACGGTTGCGCCGGCCTGGACCTGATCTGTCGCGCCGCATCCGACGGCGCGGCGCGATTCCATCGTCACTCGGTCCAGCGGACATCGGTCAGGTCGTTGGCCTGCGTCGGTGCGTTCTCCCATAGACCTTCGATCCGGGCGTCGGCCACCCCGGTCTTGGCCAGCTGGAACAAATACGCGTTGACGTAGTCGTCGGCGATCTTCTCCTGCGCCTGGCGCAGCAGATCGCTGCGCGTCTCCGCGTCGGAGGTCTGGTCCAGCGTCTCCATCAGCGCCTGGAACTCGGCGTCGTCATACTGGAAATAGTAGTCGGGCCGGGCGTAGATGTTGATGTCGGCGGGTTCGGTGTGGCTGACGATGGTCAGGTCGAAATCCTTGCCCTTGAACACCTGCTCCAGCCATTGCGCCCATTCGAGGTTCGTCACCTCGGTCTCGATCCCGACCTCGCGCAGCTGGCTGGCGATGATCTCGCCGCCGCGCCGCGCATAGGACGGGGGCGGCAGCGCCAGGCGCAGCTTCAGGTCGGTCGCCCCCGCCTCGGCCAGCAAATCGCGGGCGCGGTCGGGGTCGTAGGCGGACCGATCCGTCAGGTCGACATAGTCGGGGTTGTGCGGCGCGAAATGCGTGCCGATCGGCGTGCCGAAGCCGAACATCGCGCCGTCGACGATGGCCTGCCGGTCGATGGCATGCGCGATCGCCTGCCGGACCTTCGGGTCGGATACGTTGGCGTTGTTGATGCCCAGGATGGTCTCGCCCTCGGTCGAGCCGACGATGACGCTGAACCGCGGATCGGCCTCGAAACTCGACAGCGTCTCGGGCGCGGGGAAGTTCGGGAAGGCGTCGATATCGCCCGCCATCATCGCTGCGAAGGCCGCGTTCGGGTCGGAGATGAACTTGAACGTCGCCCGCTCCAGCGCCGGTGCCTCGCCCCAGTAATCGGGGTTGCGGGTCAAGGTGACGTTGTCGCCCTGCGCCCAGTTCTCGAACGTGAAGGGTCCGGTGCCGACGGGGTCCGTGGCGTTGGCCTCCGCCGTCTCGGGCGCGACGATGACGGCGTCGCCCCAGGCCAGGTTAAAGGGCAGATTGCCGTTCGGTTGCGACAGCGTGATGCGCACCGTGGTCGGGTCCACCGCC
Proteins encoded in this region:
- a CDS encoding calcium/sodium antiporter — its product is MVIEFLSVALGLVILILAGDALVKGAVNLALRMGIPALVVSLTVVAFGTSAPELLVSVQAILDGAPGLALGNVVGSNTANVLLVLGIPALIATMHTGACETRRDYVYMLGATALFIGLCFTGTLVWWHGLILLAGLAAVLIATFLASRAEEVEVEGAEPGLPGWKVAAFLVLGIVGLPVGAGLLVDGATSIARAFGVSETVIGLTLVAIGTSLPELATTVMAAIRRHADVALGNVIGSNLFNLLGIMGVAVLVGPVPVDPAFLTKDLWVMLAATLMLIPFVFLGRDITRIWGVGLSTLYAVYLIWALA
- a CDS encoding SDR family oxidoreductase yields the protein MTALVTGAGGRLGAAMAVELAERGHDVAVHYASSAAGAADTVREVEALGRRGVALQADLLDLRACEDLVPRAAEALGGPLNVLVNNASIFEHDDVDTATHESWDRHFGSNLRAPFLLTQAFAAQAPAPQDDPEPLARACIVNMLDQRVRKLTPEFMTYTLAKSALWTLTRTSAQALAPRIRVNAIAPGPTLRGHRQSADHFAAQRAATILERGADADDIRAALAYLLTAASVTGQMICTDGGQHLAWKTPDIIGRE
- the uvrC gene encoding excinuclease ABC subunit UvrC, coding for MTETTKQTGPAVIKRFLRTLDGSPGVYRMLDGENRVLYVGKARSLKNRVANYTRLQGHSGRIRRMISETASMMVLTTATELEALLLEQNLIKQLKPRYNVLLRDDKSFPNIMVTKSHDFPQIKKHRGRRSEKGEYFGPFASAGAVNRVLNQLQRVFLLRNCSDSDFESRTRPCLNYQIKRCSAPCVGHISAPDYAGAVRDAERFLRGETTAIQEKLADEMSRASAEMEFERAAALRDRIKALTNVQSVQGVNPQGVPEADVIGLHIEGGQACIQVFFIRANQNWGNSDFYPRMAEDNSPAEVMEAFLGQFYDNKEPPRMVLLSHGIEEGDLMTQALSDRAGRRVQLLVPQRGEKHELVQGALRNARESLGRKMSESATQARLLNGVAEAFDLPAPPARIEVYDNSHIQGSHAVGAMIVSGPEGFEKSQYRKFNIKDADLTPGDDFGMMKEVLTRRFKRLLKEDPERKSDLWPDLLLIDGGAGQVSAVRGIMRDLGVEDVAMVGVAKGVDRDHGKEEFYRTGQRPFALRRNDPVLYFVQRLRDEAHRFAIGTHRAKRAKAFVANPLDEVAGVGATRKRALLAHFGSAKAVARAGLADLKAVDGISDAMAEAIHAHFHERG
- the pgsA gene encoding CDP-diacylglycerol--glycerol-3-phosphate 3-phosphatidyltransferase, whose product is MIWNVPNILTVIRLAAAPGVAIMFLFFARPWADWFALVLFVTAAITDWFDGWYAREFNQESRFGAMLDPIADKAMVVIALLVITGFSGMNPWILLPATVILFREVFVSGLREFLGNTAGLLKVTKLAKWKTTAQMIAIAVLFSTGIFEHHFAERVFGMDEASIGAILSGGLPDDLGLGRLLWWRDATFFAGVVLLWLAAALTAATGWDYFAKARPHLADKPT
- the moaD gene encoding molybdopterin converting factor subunit 1, with the translated sequence MKVQVLYFAWLRERIGQGRETVETEAHSVADLIEELRAREERYALAFSDMSAVRCAVDQTLVPLEAPLGDAREVAFFPPMTGG
- a CDS encoding molybdenum cofactor biosynthesis protein MoaE, with translation MRVVVAPEDFDLGAEAARLEDGPEIGAVVTFTGRVRNVGGTLRHMTIEHYPGMTERALTRIAEEAADRWPLTGIVVLHRHGELAPGARIMMVATASRHREAAFQAASFLMDYLKSRAPFWKKEVTEDGAEWVAATEADEAALNSWMD
- a CDS encoding Hint domain-containing protein, giving the protein MTTPVPSLAVLSRCPVYLAADLTVEIGAMAGDAIGDMGQVVTGDVYVLQSDARMMELVLTLRDGVSIVGDESSVGQPGQVVHALARHQVMGERGGAFELLVLAIEGRRLVLPLGALSSADEYTLIASRPAAAELAQVSQVSFTRGTHVTLADGRQSPVENVGAGERVLTRDHGPQPVRWCGTQTTGDKGTHPVVVIAAGALNNARELVLSPDHRLFIQQRGEAVGPGRTDMLVRARHLVNGDTITWGEVGNFDFFQLRFDAHEIIYVEGIAAESLLVTPHALVGPDEAPRRDPRQECAGTARMPHSGPERQTSDPVGLYATGMSPRTMRG
- a CDS encoding SDR family oxidoreductase — encoded protein: MDLGIKGKRALVCASSKGLGLGCAAALAEAGVNLVMNARGADALEASASDLRNRFGVDVVTVAADVTTEDGRAEVLAAVGQPDILVTNAGGPPPGMWSDWTRDDFIAALDANMLTPIALMTALLPGMTDRGWGRVVNITSQSVKAPIPVLGLSNAARTGLTGYVAGTSRQVAPSGVTINNLLPGIHDTDRATSLDQGVSRQQDISMDDARAQRQATIPARRYGTAAEFGAACAFLCSQHAGFIVGQNILLDGGATNATI
- a CDS encoding tryptophan-rich sensory protein, which gives rise to MTLRAGLVLLTALAFAASPFLVPGFGGYEPSQFPVRIEDPPVQPAGYAFGIWGVIYAWLIVMAAFGVWKRRDDPAWDATRLPLVVSLGIGAIWLPVAEASPVWATVLIFAMLVPALIALLRTPGSDLWLLRAPVGLYSGWLTAASCVSLGLLLAGYGVPPLGAVGWAIAALSLALAVAVAMLRARASLMYGLAAAWALIAVFVKNGADLVGLFAIGAALFVAALTLRRLSRA
- a CDS encoding VOC family protein — translated: MTDSPSIVPYLSYVDAKPAMTFLTDAFGLETVQAFDGPDGRLVHGEMRHGNAVVMIGSVDAAPATGSPGLYVVVEDVDSHHAKAMAAGATEVYPPEETEFGTRRWRGRDTEGHEWTFGTYAPQTVAPAWT
- a CDS encoding ABC transporter substrate-binding protein is translated as MLIRTAAACMLLATTAMAQQTDITIGMALEPPNLDPTGGAAAAIDEVVYANVFEGLTRFGPDGDIQPALATDWDVTEDGLVWTFRLQDGVTFHDGTAMDAEDVVFSLDRARAEESTNAQKALFDGIESVEAVDPTTVRITLSQPNGNLPFNLAWGDAVIVAPETAEANATDPVGTGPFTFENWAQGDNVTLTRNPDYWGEAPALERATFKFISDPNAAFAAMMAGDIDAFPNFPAPETLSSFEADPRFSVIVGSTEGETILGINNANVSDPKVRQAIAHAIDRQAIVDGAMFGFGTPIGTHFAPHNPDYVDLTDRSAYDPDRARDLLAEAGATDLKLRLALPPPSYARRGGEIIASQLREVGIETEVTNLEWAQWLEQVFKGKDFDLTIVSHTEPADINIYARPDYYFQYDDAEFQALMETLDQTSDAETRSDLLRQAQEKIADDYVNAYLFQLAKTGVADARIEGLWENAPTQANDLTDVRWTE